A section of the Pseudanabaena mucicola str. Chao 1806 genome encodes:
- a CDS encoding phytoene desaturase family protein, whose protein sequence is MKTDYLIVGSGISALVFAALMAKSGKKVQLLEAHEHAGGFGHTFTMAHKYKFNAQLHYVWNCGEGQPVHQVLQKLDLDKSVTFEHYDRDGFDHMHMPNYALQIPSSSEELIRRLSDLFPKDATQIRKFINELQKTSEGLEKLAPPIIPSQLFQSFGAVFCALKYLNSTLQDVFDKFQLPLEAQTLLALQWPDFLLPPNQLSFYAWVILFTGYQKGAFYPTKHFEHVINSLVKVIQENSGEVLLNHEVTNFRVQDGAVIGVEAKDLRSHQTCEFTGKTVICNIDPQKAAHMIGLEKFSKPIRQKLGYDYSPSNFMAYCVVKDLDLQQYGFGKWNTFHSGHRDLNESFVQMYNKHDFSNPSFAITTPTLLTEEERDCPEGCQIIEFLTVANYRYFKQLQDTDPKAYRQKKEEILESILDVVEKNYIPNLRQYIVFKITGSPTTNERFCGCPDGNSYGSSLTPRNMGIGRLNYESSLKNFYFCNASSGYPGFAPTFWTGARLYQHLSGDTIP, encoded by the coding sequence ATGAAGACAGATTATTTGATTGTCGGTAGCGGTATATCCGCTTTGGTATTTGCAGCTTTGATGGCAAAATCTGGTAAAAAAGTCCAACTCCTAGAAGCCCATGAACATGCAGGAGGTTTTGGACATACTTTTACAATGGCACATAAATATAAATTTAATGCTCAGCTTCATTATGTGTGGAACTGTGGTGAAGGACAACCTGTTCATCAAGTTTTACAAAAACTAGATCTGGACAAGTCCGTTACCTTTGAGCATTACGATCGCGATGGTTTTGACCATATGCACATGCCCAATTACGCGCTGCAAATTCCATCCTCATCGGAGGAGTTAATCCGCAGATTGTCCGACCTATTTCCTAAAGATGCGACTCAAATCAGGAAGTTTATTAATGAATTGCAAAAAACAAGTGAGGGATTAGAAAAGTTAGCACCTCCCATCATTCCTAGTCAGCTTTTTCAAAGTTTTGGCGCAGTATTCTGTGCTTTGAAATATTTGAATAGTACGCTCCAAGATGTTTTTGACAAATTCCAATTGCCACTGGAAGCTCAAACCCTGTTAGCCCTACAATGGCCAGATTTTTTATTACCGCCAAATCAACTTTCTTTTTATGCTTGGGTGATTTTATTCACAGGTTATCAAAAGGGAGCATTTTATCCAACTAAGCACTTTGAGCATGTGATTAATTCCTTAGTGAAGGTCATTCAGGAAAATAGTGGTGAGGTTTTGCTCAATCATGAAGTGACCAATTTTCGAGTTCAAGATGGTGCGGTAATTGGTGTCGAAGCAAAGGATTTGCGATCGCATCAAACCTGTGAGTTTACAGGCAAAACCGTGATTTGTAATATTGATCCACAAAAAGCCGCACATATGATTGGTCTAGAAAAATTCTCTAAACCAATTCGCCAAAAGCTGGGCTATGACTACTCGCCCTCTAACTTTATGGCGTACTGTGTTGTCAAGGATCTTGATTTGCAGCAGTACGGCTTTGGCAAGTGGAACACTTTTCATTCAGGACATCGTGATCTCAATGAATCCTTTGTTCAGATGTATAACAAGCATGACTTCTCTAATCCTAGCTTTGCGATTACAACACCCACACTTTTGACTGAAGAAGAACGCGATTGTCCTGAAGGATGTCAAATCATAGAATTCTTGACAGTAGCTAATTACAGGTATTTCAAGCAATTGCAGGATACTGACCCCAAAGCCTATCGCCAGAAAAAAGAAGAGATTTTGGAATCAATTCTTGATGTTGTCGAAAAGAACTACATTCCTAATTTGCGGCAATATATCGTTTTCAAAATTACTGGTAGTCCCACGACTAATGAAAGATTCTGTGGCTGTCCCGATGGTAATTCCTATGGTTCGAGCTTAACACCTCGGAATATGGGTATTGGTCGGTTGAATTACGAGTCATCGCTTAAGAATTTCTATTTTTGCAATGCTTCCTCTGGTTATCCTGGTTTTGCACCAACATTTTGGACAGGAGCAAGGCTATATCAACATTTATCAGGAGATACAATTCCTTAA
- a CDS encoding type II toxin-antitoxin system RelE/ParE family toxin, whose product MRALVFASSFKRSFKALIREKKGIELKISEKLDLLVRDPFHPSLRTHKLKGKLSGAWACTVEYDCRIVFNFAKNPDSGEEEIFLIDVGTHDDVY is encoded by the coding sequence ATGAGAGCTTTAGTATTTGCTTCTTCATTTAAACGTTCTTTCAAGGCTTTGATTCGTGAGAAGAAGGGTATTGAATTAAAGATATCGGAAAAGCTTGATTTGCTGGTTAGAGATCCTTTTCATCCTTCTTTAAGGACTCATAAGCTTAAAGGTAAGCTGTCTGGCGCATGGGCTTGTACGGTTGAATATGACTGCCGAATTGTATTCAACTTTGCAAAAAATCCTGATTCAGGCGAAGAGGAAATTTTCTTGATTGATGTTGGTACGCATGATGATGTTTATTAG
- a CDS encoding restriction endonuclease subunit S: protein MSDDLPMGWSRAALTEVIELHDSKRIPLNQQQRSLRQGIYPYYGANGQVDSIDDFLFEGEYILLAEDGGYFDDPSRSVAYEVSGRFWVNNHAHILSTREIPRKFLTYALNNIDWMSYVGGSTRLKLTQEGMKRVLIPIPPLNEQRRIVDKLDRIGDRHRTARNELNHIPKLIARYKQSVLAAACSGKLTEDFRLSNSLSISSISLSEVCNSISDGDHQAPPRSETGIPFITISAINDGSLSLNKATRFVPKSYFESLSKIRKPEIDDILFTVTGSIGIPVIVDTDEPFVFQRHIAILKANKNIILAKYLLYALGSDQIQKQALNIATGTAQLTIPLGGLRNFQIQLPSLEEQKEIVRRVEKMFAKIDMIEQEYQKAAKLCDRLEQATLAKAFRGELVPQDPNDEPASVLLEQVKREKEKGKKGVKSK, encoded by the coding sequence ATGAGTGATGATTTGCCGATGGGGTGGAGTAGGGCTGCATTAACAGAAGTTATTGAACTTCATGACAGTAAAAGAATTCCATTAAATCAACAGCAAAGAAGCTTGCGACAGGGAATTTATCCCTATTATGGAGCAAATGGTCAAGTAGACTCTATAGATGATTTCCTGTTTGAAGGTGAATATATTCTTTTAGCTGAAGATGGAGGATACTTTGATGATCCATCTAGAAGTGTTGCTTATGAGGTATCTGGACGTTTTTGGGTTAATAATCATGCACACATATTATCAACTAGAGAAATTCCTAGAAAATTCCTCACATATGCTTTGAATAATATTGACTGGATGTCTTATGTGGGTGGATCTACAAGATTAAAATTAACTCAAGAAGGCATGAAACGAGTATTAATCCCAATCCCGCCACTTAATGAACAACGGCGGATTGTGGATAAGTTGGATCGGATAGGCGATCGCCACCGCACGGCGCGTAATGAGCTAAACCACATCCCAAAACTAATTGCGCGTTACAAACAATCTGTTTTAGCTGCTGCTTGCTCTGGCAAATTAACAGAAGATTTTCGACTATCGAATTCATTATCAATATCTTCAATATCTCTATCTGAAGTATGTAATTCGATTTCCGATGGAGATCATCAAGCTCCACCAAGATCAGAAACAGGCATACCTTTTATTACAATTTCAGCAATAAATGATGGTTCTTTAAGTCTAAATAAAGCCACCAGATTTGTTCCCAAAAGTTATTTTGAATCTCTATCTAAAATTCGCAAGCCTGAAATAGACGACATATTATTTACTGTTACAGGCTCAATCGGAATTCCAGTAATTGTTGATACTGATGAACCGTTTGTCTTTCAGCGTCATATTGCGATTCTCAAAGCAAACAAGAATATTATTCTTGCAAAGTATTTGCTATACGCTTTAGGTTCTGATCAAATTCAAAAACAAGCTCTTAATATCGCAACAGGAACAGCACAACTAACTATCCCATTAGGCGGATTAAGAAACTTCCAGATTCAACTTCCATCTTTAGAAGAACAAAAGGAAATTGTTCGGCGGGTTGAGAAAATGTTTGCGAAGATCGACATGATAGAGCAGGAATATCAAAAAGCGGCGAAACTTTGCGATAGATTGGAACAGGCGACATTAGCAAAAGCATTTCGGGGTGAACTTGTACCGCAAGACCCTAACGACGAGCCAGCATCGGTACTGTTGGAACAAGTAAAAAGGGAAAAGGAAAAAGGAAAAAAGGGAGTAAAATCAAAGTAG
- a CDS encoding DUF2281 domain-containing protein, which produces MSPLLEKVLAEVDRFDLQEQLTVISHLIGRWQHPTNQLPKTSFSRQDLFGCLRGQIVMRDDFNAPLNDFAEYME; this is translated from the coding sequence ATGAGTCCTTTATTAGAAAAAGTTCTAGCAGAAGTTGATCGGTTTGATCTTCAGGAACAGTTGACCGTAATTTCGCACTTGATCGGGCGCTGGCAGCACCCCACCAACCAATTACCAAAAACAAGCTTTAGCCGTCAGGATTTATTTGGTTGCCTACGCGGTCAAATTGTCATGAGAGACGATTTTAATGCTCCCCTCAACGATTTTGCCGAGTACATGGAATGA
- a CDS encoding type II toxin-antitoxin system VapC family toxin → MNLLLDTHILIWLIDGSEKLNQTARYAIEDESNSLYLSIASLCSKNTMVSQHRYCWHK, encoded by the coding sequence ATGAACTTATTACTAGACACCCACATCCTGATTTGGTTAATCGATGGTAGTGAAAAGCTGAACCAAACTGCAAGGTATGCGATCGAAGATGAAAGCAATAGTTTGTATCTTAGTATTGCCAGTCTATGCAGTAAAAACACTATGGTGAGCCAGCATCGGTACTGTTGGCACAAGTAA
- a CDS encoding ISKra4 family transposase (programmed frameshift): MTPEEKERLEACTREIAEILYRNAEAKDAEQLKTLEGIEIAVREQMLENVSPNGGNFFVEKSSGTKAGKERKLKSCIGELKLKSKQAKKLQVKARARLSPQLEKCCLLVSASESYARTEANIAELTGIKISHSSQQRLVQKQEFPEMSITKTVEEMSIDGGKVRLRTEKGKKCEWKDYKAVNAQGTIAAYFLDNQGLVDWVQKQPLAEIFSCLGDGHDGIWNLFAAIAPSEQRFEILDWYHLKEHLYAVGGSLRRLDKVEDLLWQGDVEQAIDLFAGCTSKRFINFLAYLRNHHHRIPEYGYLQKQGLTIGSGSVESSIKQIGRRVKISGAQWNKNNVAQVLRHRCAYLNGYFYSSKYIYSVPN; encoded by the exons ATGACACCAGAAGAAAAAGAAAGACTCGAAGCCTGCACCAGAGAGATAGCAGAAATCTTGTATCGTAATGCAGAAGCAAAAGATGCTGAGCAATTGAAAACACTAGAAGGAATAGAAATAGCGGTACGGGAGCAAATGCTAGAAAATGTCAGCCCAAACG GTGGGAATTTTTTTGTCGAAAAAAGCAGTGGGACAAAAGCAGGGAAAGAAAGAAAACTAAAAAGCTGCATTGGTGAACTCAAACTGAAGAGCAAGCAAGCAAAGAAGTTGCAAGTAAAAGCAAGAGCGAGATTGAGTCCCCAACTAGAAAAATGCTGCCTATTGGTAAGTGCCAGTGAGTCATACGCCAGAACGGAAGCAAATATTGCCGAATTAACAGGAATCAAGATTAGCCATAGCAGCCAACAGAGATTAGTCCAGAAACAGGAATTTCCAGAGATGAGCATCACCAAAACCGTTGAAGAAATGAGTATCGATGGCGGTAAAGTGAGATTGCGAACTGAGAAAGGAAAAAAGTGTGAGTGGAAAGATTACAAAGCCGTAAATGCTCAAGGCACAATAGCAGCTTATTTTCTCGATAACCAAGGTTTGGTTGATTGGGTACAAAAACAACCATTGGCTGAAATATTCTCTTGTTTGGGTGATGGGCATGACGGGATCTGGAACTTATTTGCTGCCATAGCGCCATCAGAGCAAAGGTTTGAAATATTGGACTGGTATCATTTGAAAGAACATCTTTACGCTGTTGGTGGTTCTTTGCGTCGTCTAGACAAGGTAGAAGATTTGCTATGGCAAGGTGATGTTGAGCAGGCTATTGACCTATTTGCAGGGTGTACATCCAAACGATTTATCAATTTTCTGGCTTATTTACGCAATCATCACCATCGTATTCCTGAGTATGGTTATCTACAGAAACAGGGACTTACCATTGGCTCTGGCTCAGTTGAATCGTCGATTAAACAAATTGGTCGTCGGGTCAAGATTTCGGGTGCTCAGTGGAATAAAAACAATGTTGCTCAAGTTTTGAGACATCGTTGCGCTTATCTCAATGGCTACTTCTATTCTTCTAAGTATATTTACTCAGTGCCTAATTGA